The following are encoded together in the Citrobacter arsenatis genome:
- the torD gene encoding molecular chaperone TorD — protein sequence MQHNQIYQQRAAIYQWFSQLLFRELDDKQLASLENGDNRAWIASLAAIPGLSDEVKHFERSLARVLRRESRQLELAADFASLFLLAPPASVSPYAGHYPHTTTAAERRQMNVLLVEQGLVVRANEPSDHIAVQLALMARMVAKEETFSAQYYFLHHHIMCWASLLRDSCLARDEEGFYSRAVSLIVRFMREDEQYLESLLMDDFYLSSQH from the coding sequence GTGCAGCATAATCAAATCTATCAGCAGCGGGCGGCGATCTATCAGTGGTTTTCGCAGTTGTTATTTCGTGAGCTGGATGACAAGCAGCTCGCCAGCCTGGAAAACGGTGATAACCGGGCGTGGATTGCCTCACTGGCGGCGATCCCCGGATTGTCTGATGAGGTTAAACATTTTGAGCGTAGCCTGGCCCGGGTTTTGCGTCGTGAATCCCGACAACTGGAGCTGGCAGCGGATTTTGCCTCGCTGTTTCTGCTGGCCCCGCCTGCGAGTGTTTCTCCCTATGCTGGACACTATCCGCACACGACCACGGCGGCAGAACGTCGGCAAATGAACGTGCTGTTGGTCGAGCAAGGGCTGGTGGTGCGGGCAAATGAACCCTCCGATCATATTGCCGTACAGTTGGCATTAATGGCGAGGATGGTTGCCAAAGAGGAGACGTTCTCCGCGCAATATTACTTTTTGCATCATCACATTATGTGCTGGGCATCGTTGCTGCGCGATAGCTGCCTGGCGCGTGATGAGGAGGGTTTTTATTCGCGGGCGGTTAGCCTGATAGTGCGTTTTATGCGCGAGGATGAACAGTATCTGGAATCGTTGCTGATGGATGATTTTTATCTCAGCAGCCAGCACTGA
- the torA gene encoding trimethylamine-N-oxide reductase TorA: protein MDIHDFNPSRRRFLSGMLAVGAANALAPNPLISKVWAAGENPEQWILSGSHYGAFEAKVVNGEWTETRPFKHDKYPCDMLNAVREVVYNPSRVRYPMVRLDWLRKREKSDRSQRGDNRFVRVSWDRALDLFYEELERVQKTYGSSGVFTGLADWQMVGKYHKAGGAMDRALGLHGSYVTTVGDYSAAAAQVILPHVIGSLEVYEQQTSLPLVIQNSNTIVLWGCDPIKNLQIEFLVPDHDAFGYWQQIKEAVALGKMRVISVDPVRSKSQNYLGCEQLALRPQTDVALMLALAHTLYEEKLYDTAFITDYTVGFEQFLPYLLGESDKQPKNAEWAAEICGLTAEQIRDFARLLVKGRTQFMGGWCVQRMHHGEQYPWMLVVLASMVGQIGLPGGGVGFGWHYNGGGTVTSAGPVLSGLGSIANPPPAKYKADFRGASEHIPTSRIVDCLLEPGKKVAFNGETLTWPDIKMAIYSAANPFHAQQDRNRMIDAWKKLETVVVLDHQWTASCRFADIVLPVTTRFERNDIEQFGTHSNKGLMALHQIVKPQYEARHDFDVFAGLCKRFDKEKVYRENRDEMQWIQALYDEGVKMGASLGVSLPDFATFWQGEGYIEYPAGQPWVRHGEFREQPDLNPLGTPSGLIEIYSKTIAGFAYEDCPGHPVWMEPFERTHSSKTDKYPLHLQSCHPDKRLHSQLCSSEAFRNTYAVAGREPLYISEQDATARGLKAGDIARVFNARGQVLAGVVISPDFTPGVVRIHEGAWYSPQEGGKAGTLCTYGDPNVLSADIGTSQLAQGPSAHTVLVDVERYQPKAPQVTAFGGPQTVKEEGTSAA from the coding sequence ATGGATATTCATGATTTTAATCCGTCCCGCCGCCGTTTTCTGAGCGGCATGCTGGCGGTGGGTGCTGCCAACGCCCTGGCACCCAATCCGTTGATATCAAAAGTGTGGGCGGCGGGAGAAAATCCCGAGCAGTGGATCCTGTCCGGTTCACATTATGGTGCTTTTGAAGCCAAAGTGGTCAACGGCGAGTGGACAGAAACCCGCCCGTTCAAACATGACAAATACCCTTGCGATATGCTGAACGCGGTGCGTGAAGTGGTCTACAACCCTTCACGGGTACGCTATCCGATGGTGCGTCTGGACTGGCTGCGTAAGCGTGAGAAATCGGACCGCAGCCAGCGCGGAGATAACCGTTTTGTGCGGGTAAGCTGGGATCGGGCGCTGGATCTGTTTTACGAAGAGCTGGAGCGGGTGCAAAAAACCTACGGCTCATCGGGCGTATTTACCGGGCTTGCCGACTGGCAAATGGTGGGCAAATACCATAAAGCAGGCGGGGCGATGGACCGGGCACTTGGCCTGCATGGCAGCTACGTGACGACCGTTGGTGACTATTCTGCGGCAGCGGCGCAGGTCATTTTGCCGCATGTAATCGGTTCGCTGGAAGTTTATGAACAGCAAACGTCGCTGCCGCTGGTTATTCAGAATAGTAATACCATCGTGCTGTGGGGCTGCGATCCGATCAAGAATCTGCAGATCGAGTTTCTGGTTCCCGATCACGATGCGTTTGGTTACTGGCAGCAGATAAAAGAGGCGGTAGCGCTGGGTAAGATGCGCGTTATCAGCGTTGATCCGGTGCGTAGCAAGTCGCAAAACTATCTTGGCTGTGAACAACTGGCGCTCCGCCCACAAACGGATGTTGCGCTAATGCTGGCACTGGCGCATACCCTGTACGAAGAAAAACTGTACGACACGGCGTTTATTACCGATTACACCGTCGGCTTTGAGCAGTTTTTGCCATATCTGCTGGGCGAAAGCGATAAACAGCCGAAAAATGCCGAATGGGCGGCGGAAATTTGTGGTCTGACCGCCGAGCAGATCCGTGACTTTGCCCGCCTGCTGGTCAAAGGCCGGACACAGTTTATGGGCGGCTGGTGCGTCCAGCGCATGCACCATGGCGAACAATATCCGTGGATGCTGGTGGTGCTGGCCAGCATGGTTGGCCAAATTGGTTTGCCAGGCGGCGGGGTAGGGTTTGGCTGGCACTATAACGGCGGTGGCACGGTGACATCCGCAGGCCCCGTACTCTCCGGACTAGGGAGCATCGCTAATCCTCCACCGGCGAAATATAAAGCGGATTTCCGCGGTGCATCGGAGCATATCCCCACTTCGCGCATCGTGGACTGCCTGCTTGAGCCGGGCAAAAAAGTTGCCTTTAACGGTGAAACGTTAACCTGGCCTGACATCAAAATGGCGATCTACAGTGCGGCCAATCCGTTCCATGCGCAGCAGGACAGGAACCGCATGATCGACGCGTGGAAAAAGCTGGAAACCGTGGTGGTGTTGGATCATCAATGGACCGCGTCGTGCCGTTTTGCCGATATCGTCTTGCCCGTTACCACCCGCTTTGAACGTAACGATATTGAGCAGTTCGGCACGCATTCGAATAAAGGGCTGATGGCTCTGCATCAGATTGTTAAACCGCAATATGAAGCGCGGCATGATTTTGACGTATTTGCCGGGTTGTGTAAGCGCTTTGACAAGGAAAAGGTGTACCGCGAGAACCGGGATGAAATGCAGTGGATACAGGCGCTTTATGATGAAGGCGTGAAGATGGGCGCATCGCTCGGTGTCTCCTTACCGGACTTTGCTACCTTCTGGCAGGGCGAAGGATACATTGAATATCCGGCCGGACAGCCGTGGGTGCGTCACGGTGAGTTTCGCGAGCAGCCAGATCTTAATCCGCTGGGAACGCCGTCAGGACTTATTGAAATCTACAGCAAAACTATTGCGGGCTTCGCCTACGAGGATTGTCCGGGGCATCCGGTATGGATGGAGCCATTTGAACGTACCCATAGCAGTAAAACAGATAAATACCCGTTGCATTTGCAATCCTGCCATCCGGATAAACGTCTGCATTCCCAACTTTGCTCGAGCGAGGCGTTTCGTAATACCTATGCGGTTGCCGGCAGAGAGCCGCTTTATATCAGCGAACAGGATGCCACCGCGCGGGGTTTAAAAGCCGGTGATATCGCCCGCGTCTTTAACGCGCGTGGTCAGGTGCTGGCAGGCGTGGTTATTAGCCCGGATTTTACCCCTGGCGTGGTTCGCATACATGAAGGCGCGTGGTACTCCCCGCAGGAAGGGGGAAAAGCCGGGACGTTATGCACCTATGGCGACCCGAACGTGCTGAGCGCAGATATCGGTACTTCACAGCTGGCGCAGGGTCCTTCAGCGCATACCGTGCTGGTGGACGTTGAGCGTTATCAGCCGAAAGCCCCGCAGGTGACGGCATTCGGTGGTCCGCAGACGGTAAAAGAGGAGGGGACAAGTGCAGCATAA
- the setB gene encoding sugar efflux transporter SetB — translation MHNTPVAATPKAFDLTSSAFLLVAFLTGIAGALQTPTLSLFLTDEVHARPGMVGFFFTGSAVIGILVSQFLAGRSDKKGDRKNLIVFCCVLGMLACVLFAWNRNYFILLFIGVFLSSFGSTANPQMFALAREHADRTGREAVMFSSILRAQVSLAWVIGPPLAYALAMGFSFTVMYLSAAVAFVVCGVMVWLFLPSMSKNVPLATGAVEAPRRNRRDTLLLFVICTLMWGTNSLYIINMPLFIINELHLPEKLAGIMMGTAAGLEIPTMLIAGYFAKRLGKRLLMRIAVVAGFFFYAGMLLAHSPAILLGLQLLNAIYIGILGGIGMLYFQDLMPGQAGSATTLYTNTIRVGWIIAGSLAGIAAEIWNYHAVFWFALVMIVATVVCLARIKDI, via the coding sequence ATGCATAACACCCCCGTAGCCGCCACACCCAAGGCGTTTGATTTGACGTCTTCGGCGTTCCTGCTTGTCGCATTTTTGACGGGTATCGCCGGTGCGTTGCAGACACCAACGCTCAGCCTTTTTCTTACTGATGAAGTCCATGCCCGTCCCGGCATGGTCGGCTTCTTTTTTACCGGTAGCGCCGTGATCGGCATTTTGGTGAGTCAGTTTCTGGCCGGACGTTCGGATAAAAAAGGCGATCGCAAAAACCTGATTGTATTTTGCTGCGTGCTGGGAATGCTGGCCTGCGTGCTGTTTGCCTGGAACCGTAACTATTTTATTCTGCTGTTTATTGGGGTTTTCCTCAGCAGCTTTGGATCGACTGCCAACCCGCAAATGTTTGCTCTCGCCCGCGAACATGCCGACCGTACGGGTCGGGAAGCCGTCATGTTCAGCTCAATATTGCGTGCGCAGGTTTCACTGGCCTGGGTAATTGGCCCACCGTTGGCGTACGCGCTGGCCATGGGGTTCAGCTTTACGGTGATGTATCTCAGTGCGGCGGTGGCGTTTGTTGTCTGCGGCGTAATGGTCTGGCTGTTCTTACCCTCAATGAGTAAAAACGTGCCTCTCGCGACGGGCGCGGTAGAAGCCCCGCGCCGCAATCGACGCGACACGCTGCTGCTGTTTGTTATCTGCACATTAATGTGGGGAACGAATAGTCTCTACATCATTAATATGCCGCTGTTTATTATCAACGAACTGCATCTGCCGGAAAAACTGGCGGGCATCATGATGGGAACCGCCGCCGGACTGGAAATCCCAACCATGCTGATTGCTGGATACTTCGCTAAGCGTCTGGGCAAACGCCTGTTGATGAGAATTGCCGTCGTCGCCGGATTTTTCTTTTATGCCGGCATGCTGTTGGCCCACTCTCCGGCGATATTACTCGGCTTACAGCTGCTGAACGCGATTTACATCGGCATCCTCGGCGGGATTGGCATGCTCTATTTTCAGGATCTGATGCCGGGACAGGCTGGTTCAGCCACCACGCTCTACACGAATACCATTCGCGTAGGCTGGATTATTGCCGGTTCGCTGGCGGGGATTGCCGCTGAAATCTGGAACTATCACGCGGTGTTCTGGTTTGCACTGGTGATGATCGTCGCCACCGTCGTGTGCCTGGCGCGCATTAAAGACATTTAA
- the fruB gene encoding fused PTS fructose transporter subunit IIA/HPr protein, translating to MFQLSVQDIHPGEQAGNKEEAIRQVAAALVQAGNVAEGYVDGMLAREQQTSTFLGNGIAIPHGTTDTRDRVLKTGVQVFQFPQGVTWGEGQVAYVAIGIAASSDEHLGLLRQLTHVLSDDSVAEQLKSATTAEELRALLMGEKQSEQLKLDNETLSLDVVANSLVTLQALNAARLKEVGAVDATFVARAINELPMNLGHGIWLNDCAEGNVRSAVAVSRAATAFDVQGEAAALLVTVAMNDDQPVAVLKRLGDLLLNNKADRLLKADAATVLALLTSDDALTDDVLSAEFIVRNEHGLHARPGTMLVNTIKQFNSEITVTNLDGTGKPANGRSLMKVVALGVKKGHHLRFTAQGEDAEQALKAIGEAIAAGLGEGA from the coding sequence ATGTTCCAGTTATCTGTTCAGGATATTCACCCGGGCGAACAGGCCGGGAATAAAGAAGAGGCTATTCGCCAGGTTGCCGCTGCCTTAGTGCAGGCGGGTAACGTCGCGGAAGGCTACGTCGATGGCATGCTGGCGCGTGAACAACAGACGTCCACGTTCCTCGGCAACGGTATTGCGATTCCCCACGGTACGACGGACACGCGCGATCGAGTGCTGAAAACCGGCGTGCAGGTGTTTCAGTTTCCGCAAGGGGTGACCTGGGGCGAAGGTCAGGTTGCTTATGTGGCAATCGGCATTGCCGCCAGCTCTGATGAACACCTCGGTTTACTGCGTCAGCTGACGCACGTGCTGAGCGATGACTCCGTCGCTGAACAGCTGAAATCTGCGACCACGGCGGAAGAGTTGCGTGCGTTGCTGATGGGCGAAAAGCAGAGCGAACAGCTGAAGCTGGATAACGAAACGCTGTCGCTGGATGTCGTGGCTAATTCGCTGGTAACGCTGCAGGCGCTCAATGCGGCGCGGCTGAAAGAAGTCGGCGCGGTTGATGCCACCTTTGTGGCCAGAGCCATCAATGAACTGCCGATGAATCTCGGTCACGGTATCTGGCTGAATGATTGTGCTGAAGGCAATGTGCGCAGCGCCGTTGCGGTCAGCCGTGCAGCGACGGCGTTTGATGTGCAGGGGGAAGCGGCAGCCCTGCTGGTGACCGTCGCCATGAATGACGATCAACCGGTTGCGGTGCTGAAGCGCCTTGGCGATCTGCTGCTGAATAATAAAGCTGACCGGTTGTTGAAAGCCGATGCTGCCACGGTGTTGGCGCTGCTGACCAGCGATGACGCCTTAACTGATGATGTACTGAGCGCCGAATTTATTGTGCGCAATGAGCATGGTTTACACGCCCGTCCGGGCACCATGCTGGTGAATACGATTAAACAATTTAACAGTGAAATTACCGTGACAAATCTTGATGGAACCGGCAAGCCGGCGAATGGACGCAGTCTGATGAAAGTTGTGGCATTGGGCGTGAAGAAAGGACATCACCTGCGCTTTACCGCCCAGGGCGAAGATGCTGAACAGGCGCTGAAAGCGATTGGCGAAGCCATCGCGGCAGGTCTTGGGGAGGGCGCGTAA
- the yeiP gene encoding elongation factor P-like protein YeiP: MPRANEIKKGMVLNYNGKLLIVKDIDIQSPSARGAATLYKMRFSDVRTGLKVEERFKGDDIVDTVTLSRRGVDFSYVDGNEYVFMDKEDYTPYTFTKDQIEEELLFIPEGGMPDMQVLTWDGQLLALELPQTVDLEIVETSPGIKGASASARNKPATLSTGLVIQVPEYLSAGEKIRIHIEERRYMGRAD; the protein is encoded by the coding sequence ATGCCAAGAGCGAACGAAATTAAAAAAGGTATGGTACTAAACTACAACGGCAAGCTGCTGATTGTAAAAGATATCGATATTCAATCACCGTCCGCACGTGGTGCAGCCACGCTGTACAAAATGCGTTTTTCTGATGTCCGTACCGGTCTGAAAGTTGAAGAACGCTTCAAAGGCGACGATATCGTCGATACCGTCACTCTGAGCCGCCGTGGGGTTGATTTCTCCTACGTTGATGGCAACGAATATGTCTTTATGGATAAAGAAGACTATACCCCGTATACCTTTACCAAAGACCAGATTGAAGAAGAGCTGCTGTTCATCCCGGAAGGCGGAATGCCGGACATGCAGGTACTGACCTGGGACGGCCAGTTGCTGGCGCTGGAACTGCCGCAGACCGTAGACCTGGAAATCGTTGAAACCTCACCGGGTATTAAAGGCGCGTCAGCGAGTGCGCGCAACAAGCCAGCGACCCTGAGCACCGGCCTGGTGATCCAGGTTCCTGAGTATCTGAGCGCGGGTGAAAAAATCCGTATTCATATCGAAGAACGTCGCTATATGGGCCGTGCAGATTAA
- the fruA gene encoding PTS fructose transporter subunit IIBC has protein sequence MKTLLIIDANLGQARAYMAKTLLGAAAQKAHLEIIDNPNDAELAIVLGDTLPADSSLNGKKVWLGDIGRAVAHPELFLSEAKGHAKPYSAPVATAPVASSGPKRVVAVTACPTGVAHTFMAAEAIETEAKKRGWWVKVETRGSVGAGNAITPEEVAQADLVIVAADIEVDLAKFAGKPMYRTSTGLALKKTKQELDKALEEATPYQPAGKAQTSATEGKKESAGAYRHLLTGVSYMLPMVVAGGLCIALSFAFGIEAFKEQGTLAAALMQIGGGSAFALMVPVLAGYIAFSIADRPGLTPGLIGGMLAVSTGSGFIGGIIAGFLAGYVAKLISTKLKLPQSMEALKPILIIPLLSSLVVGLAMIYLIGKPVAGILEGLTHWLQTMGTANAVLLGAILGGMMCTDMGGPVNKAAYAFGVGLLSTQTYAPMAAIMAAGMVPPLALGLATLVARRKFDKAQQEGGKAALVLGLCFITEGAIPFAARDPMRVLPCCIVGGAITGAISMAVGAKLMAPHGGLFVLLIPGAITPVVGYLLAIIAGTLVAGLSYAVLKRPEEEVVAKAA, from the coding sequence ATGAAAACGCTGCTGATTATTGACGCTAATCTCGGCCAGGCTCGCGCTTACATGGCGAAAACCCTGCTTGGAGCGGCGGCGCAGAAAGCACATCTGGAAATCATTGATAATCCTAATGATGCCGAACTGGCGATTGTTCTGGGCGACACGCTTCCTGCCGACAGCTCGCTGAACGGCAAAAAGGTCTGGCTGGGCGACATTGGTCGTGCGGTTGCGCACCCTGAACTCTTCCTCAGCGAAGCCAAAGGCCATGCAAAACCTTACAGTGCCCCGGTTGCGACAGCGCCTGTGGCCAGCAGTGGTCCAAAACGCGTGGTGGCGGTGACGGCGTGTCCGACTGGCGTTGCTCATACGTTTATGGCCGCTGAAGCGATTGAAACAGAAGCGAAAAAACGTGGCTGGTGGGTGAAGGTTGAAACCCGTGGTTCTGTTGGCGCAGGCAATGCCATTACGCCGGAGGAAGTGGCTCAGGCGGATCTGGTGATTGTGGCGGCTGATATTGAAGTTGATCTGGCGAAGTTTGCCGGAAAACCCATGTACCGTACGTCTACTGGCCTTGCGCTGAAGAAAACCAAGCAGGAACTGGACAAAGCGCTGGAAGAAGCAACGCCGTACCAGCCTGCTGGTAAAGCACAGACTTCAGCAACTGAAGGTAAGAAAGAGAGCGCGGGTGCGTATCGTCACCTGCTGACAGGCGTGTCCTACATGCTGCCGATGGTGGTTGCTGGTGGTCTGTGTATTGCGCTCTCATTTGCTTTTGGTATCGAGGCGTTCAAAGAGCAGGGGACGCTGGCGGCAGCGCTGATGCAGATTGGCGGTGGTTCAGCTTTCGCATTGATGGTGCCGGTTCTGGCGGGTTATATCGCGTTTTCCATCGCTGACCGTCCGGGTCTGACGCCAGGTCTTATCGGCGGTATGTTGGCCGTGAGCACCGGTTCCGGCTTTATTGGCGGGATTATTGCCGGTTTCCTTGCCGGTTATGTGGCGAAGCTCATCAGTACGAAGCTGAAACTCCCGCAAAGTATGGAAGCGCTGAAACCGATCCTGATCATTCCGCTGCTCTCAAGCCTGGTGGTGGGGTTGGCCATGATCTACCTGATCGGTAAACCGGTAGCCGGTATTCTGGAAGGTCTGACCCACTGGCTGCAAACCATGGGTACGGCGAATGCGGTGCTGCTCGGCGCGATTCTTGGCGGCATGATGTGTACCGACATGGGTGGTCCGGTTAACAAAGCGGCGTATGCTTTCGGTGTGGGCCTGCTGAGTACCCAAACCTATGCGCCGATGGCGGCCATTATGGCGGCAGGTATGGTGCCTCCGCTGGCGCTGGGTCTGGCAACGCTGGTTGCGCGTCGTAAATTCGACAAAGCGCAGCAGGAAGGCGGTAAAGCTGCGCTGGTGCTGGGCCTGTGCTTTATCACCGAAGGGGCTATCCCATTTGCGGCCCGTGACCCGATGCGCGTTCTGCCTTGCTGTATCGTTGGTGGTGCGATCACCGGGGCTATCTCAATGGCGGTGGGTGCGAAACTGATGGCACCACACGGTGGCTTGTTTGTACTGTTAATCCCTGGCGCAA
- the torC gene encoding pentaheme c-type cytochrome TorC, giving the protein MSWIRKNALWCAFVGAVVMALAIWGAWQGVHYTSTTEFCLSCHSMRTSGEEYKTSVHFRNASGVRAECKDCHIPPGIVPTLVRKTQALNDLYHTFISPSIDTPEKFAAKRAELAQREWARMSANNSAACKSCHSYEAMDHARQSANAAAQMTAAAAKDSNCIDCHKGIAHHKPDMSSGFRDRFKQLQRQGESLSNATTLFSLSEKALTATAGSPAGKALLFPATEVKVLQKEGSNVQLEVTGWRESKGRGRVITQYMGKRVFSAVLDERLMANVKVLQTQVDPDSHQEWQQVSVTAWTSGQDFISTLDPIWEYSDQMLQSTCSACHSTPPATRYTANGWIAGLKAMSTYYRLNPVEERTLLKYLQTHASDVSEPNKK; this is encoded by the coding sequence ATGTCGTGGATAAGAAAGAACGCACTGTGGTGCGCATTCGTTGGAGCGGTGGTCATGGCCCTGGCGATTTGGGGAGCGTGGCAAGGTGTTCATTACACCAGTACTACCGAATTTTGTTTATCGTGTCATTCAATGCGCACATCAGGAGAGGAGTATAAAACCAGCGTGCATTTTCGCAATGCTTCTGGTGTGCGTGCGGAGTGTAAGGATTGCCATATTCCGCCAGGCATTGTCCCGACGCTGGTTCGTAAAACGCAAGCCTTAAACGACCTCTACCACACCTTTATTTCACCTTCGATCGATACTCCTGAAAAATTTGCTGCAAAACGGGCGGAGCTGGCTCAGCGGGAATGGGCGCGCATGAGCGCGAATAATTCAGCGGCGTGTAAATCCTGCCACAGTTATGAGGCGATGGATCACGCCAGGCAATCGGCAAATGCGGCGGCGCAAATGACCGCAGCGGCGGCAAAAGACAGTAACTGTATTGATTGCCATAAAGGTATTGCCCATCACAAACCCGATATGAGCAGCGGTTTTCGCGATCGCTTTAAGCAGTTGCAAAGGCAGGGAGAGTCTTTATCGAATGCGACCACGCTGTTCTCGTTAAGTGAAAAAGCACTGACGGCAACGGCGGGGAGTCCCGCAGGCAAAGCGCTGTTATTTCCTGCCACCGAGGTCAAGGTGCTGCAAAAAGAAGGCAGTAACGTGCAGCTCGAAGTCACGGGCTGGCGTGAAAGCAAAGGGCGTGGACGAGTGATAACCCAGTATATGGGTAAGCGCGTTTTCTCCGCCGTTCTCGATGAGCGCCTGATGGCTAACGTAAAAGTTCTGCAAACCCAGGTCGATCCAGACTCACATCAGGAATGGCAGCAGGTGAGCGTCACTGCCTGGACCTCCGGGCAGGACTTTATCAGCACGCTTGATCCCATCTGGGAATACTCAGATCAAATGCTGCAATCTACCTGTAGCGCCTGTCATAGCACGCCTCCTGCCACCCGATATACCGCCAACGGCTGGATTGCCGGATTGAAAGCGATGTCGACTTACTATCGTCTCAACCCGGTGGAGGAACGTACGTTGCTGAAATACCTCCAGACTCACGCCAGCGATGTATCTGAACCCAATAAAAAGTAA
- a CDS encoding YkgJ family cysteine cluster protein, with amino-acid sequence MECRPDCGACCTAPSISSPIPGMPDGKPANTPCVQLDESLRCKIFASPLRPKVCAGLQPSAEMCGQTTHQAMIYLIELEALTAP; translated from the coding sequence ATGGAATGCCGTCCGGATTGTGGTGCATGCTGCACCGCGCCTTCAATCTCCAGTCCCATCCCCGGTATGCCTGATGGCAAGCCCGCTAATACACCCTGCGTTCAGTTGGATGAATCGCTGCGCTGTAAAATTTTTGCTTCGCCGCTGCGGCCAAAAGTGTGCGCCGGTTTACAGCCCAGTGCGGAAATGTGCGGGCAGACGACGCACCAGGCCATGATTTATCTCATCGAGCTGGAAGCGCTGACCGCACCTTAA
- the fruK gene encoding 1-phosphofructokinase has product MSRRVATITLNPAYDLVGFCPEIERGEVNLVKTTGLHAAGKGINVAKVLKDLGIDVTVGGFLGKDNQDGFQQLFSELGIANRFQVVQGRTRINVKLTEKDGEVSDFNFSGFEVTPADWERFVNDSLSWLGQFDMVCVSGSLPTGVSPEAFTDWMTRLRSQCPCIIFDSSREALVAGLKAAPWLVKPNRRELEIWAGRKLPEMKDVIEAAHALREQGIAHVVISLGAEGALWVNASGEWIAKPPSVEVVSTVGAGDSMVGGLIYGLLMRESSEHTLRLATAVAALAVSQSNVGITDRPQLAAMMARVDLKPFN; this is encoded by the coding sequence ATGAGCAGACGTGTTGCTACTATTACCCTTAACCCGGCCTACGATCTGGTCGGTTTTTGCCCGGAAATTGAACGCGGTGAAGTTAACCTGGTAAAAACTACTGGTCTGCACGCGGCAGGGAAAGGGATTAACGTCGCTAAGGTTCTGAAAGATTTAGGTATCGATGTCACTGTGGGCGGTTTCCTGGGTAAAGATAACCAGGATGGTTTTCAGCAGTTGTTCAGTGAACTGGGCATTGCCAACCGTTTTCAGGTTGTACAAGGGCGTACCCGTATCAACGTCAAGCTGACCGAAAAAGACGGCGAAGTGTCCGATTTCAATTTCTCCGGCTTTGAAGTCACCCCGGCTGACTGGGAGCGTTTTGTGAATGACTCGCTGAGCTGGCTGGGTCAGTTCGACATGGTGTGCGTCAGCGGCAGTTTGCCGACCGGCGTTAGCCCGGAAGCATTTACTGACTGGATGACGCGCCTGCGCAGTCAGTGTCCTTGCATTATCTTTGATAGTAGTCGTGAAGCGCTGGTGGCGGGTCTGAAAGCGGCACCGTGGTTGGTGAAACCAAACCGTCGTGAACTGGAAATCTGGGCAGGCCGTAAGCTGCCGGAAATGAAAGATGTGATTGAAGCGGCGCATGCGCTGCGCGAGCAGGGTATTGCTCACGTGGTGATTTCGCTCGGCGCGGAAGGCGCGCTGTGGGTTAACGCTTCGGGTGAGTGGATTGCTAAACCGCCGTCAGTTGAGGTGGTCAGCACCGTAGGCGCGGGTGATTCAATGGTTGGCGGTCTGATTTACGGCCTGCTGATGCGTGAGTCCAGCGAACATACCCTGCGTCTGGCAACGGCTGTTGCCGCCCTGGCGGTAAGCCAAAGCAATGTGGGCATTACCGATCGTCCTCAGTTGGCCGCAATGATGGCGCGTGTCGACTTAAAACCGTTTAACTGA